In one window of Psychrobacter sp. P2G3 DNA:
- the odhB gene encoding 2-oxoglutarate dehydrogenase complex dihydrolipoyllysine-residue succinyltransferase encodes MAEIKAPVFPESVADGTIVEWHVTEGQQVNRDDLLAEIETDKVVLEVVAPDNGVVTKIVKQVDDTVLSDELIGEFEAGASAGTAPAVDPDQPAAPVQEKQATDGGEPVQATDKKGGAEADHKDQSPAVRKAAKESGVDPKNVEGSGRGGRVTKTDMASPTLKADSSIKSDSGRPVAESTGERTEKRVPMTRLRKRVAERLLSASQDTAMLTTFNEVNMKPLMDLRTKYKDKFEKRHGVRLGFMSLFVRAATEALKRFPAVNASLDGDDIVYHGFYDIGVAVSSDRGLVVPVLRDTDRMSMADVESKIRELGGKAQEGKLGLDEMTGGTFTISNGGVFGSLMSTPILNPPQTAILGMHAINDRPMAVNGKVEILPMMYLALSYDHRMIDGKEAVQFLVTIKELVEDPSLLLLDL; translated from the coding sequence ATGGCTGAAATTAAAGCCCCCGTTTTTCCAGAATCGGTTGCCGATGGCACAATCGTTGAATGGCACGTCACTGAAGGCCAACAAGTTAACCGTGATGACCTTTTAGCAGAAATCGAAACTGATAAAGTAGTACTAGAAGTCGTCGCGCCTGATAATGGCGTTGTGACCAAAATCGTTAAGCAAGTTGACGATACTGTACTATCTGACGAGCTTATCGGTGAGTTCGAAGCCGGTGCTAGCGCTGGTACAGCCCCAGCCGTAGATCCAGACCAACCTGCTGCGCCTGTGCAAGAAAAACAAGCAACTGATGGCGGCGAGCCAGTACAAGCGACTGATAAAAAAGGTGGCGCTGAAGCCGATCATAAAGATCAAAGCCCAGCAGTACGCAAAGCGGCCAAAGAGAGTGGCGTAGATCCTAAAAACGTCGAAGGCAGTGGTCGCGGAGGTCGTGTTACTAAGACTGATATGGCAAGCCCAACGCTAAAAGCTGACAGCTCTATCAAATCTGATAGCGGTCGTCCTGTAGCTGAGTCAACAGGTGAGCGTACTGAAAAACGTGTGCCAATGACTCGTCTACGTAAGCGTGTCGCTGAGCGTCTATTATCAGCGTCGCAAGATACTGCGATGCTAACCACGTTTAATGAAGTCAACATGAAGCCGTTGATGGACTTGCGTACTAAGTATAAAGATAAGTTTGAAAAGCGTCATGGTGTACGTCTAGGCTTTATGTCTTTATTCGTACGTGCAGCTACCGAAGCGCTAAAACGTTTCCCAGCAGTGAACGCCTCATTAGATGGCGATGATATCGTTTATCATGGTTTTTACGATATCGGTGTTGCTGTCTCATCAGATCGTGGCCTAGTTGTTCCTGTATTGCGTGATACTGATCGCATGAGCATGGCGGATGTTGAGAGCAAAATCCGTGAGCTTGGCGGTAAAGCACAAGAAGGCAAATTAGGTTTAGATGAGATGACTGGTGGTACATTCACTATCTCAAACGGTGGTGTATTTGGCTCACTTATGTCAACGCCTATCTTGAACCCACCGCAAACTGCTATCTTAGGTATGCATGCTATTAACGATCGCCCAATGGCAGTCAATGGTAAAGTTGAAATCCTACCGATGATGTATCTTGCGTTATCTTATGATCACCGTATGATCGATGGTAAAGAAGCGGTACAGTTCTTAGTCACTATCAAAGAATTGGTCGAAGATCCATCATTGCTCCTACTAGACTTATAA